In Bdellovibrio sp. GT3, one genomic interval encodes:
- a CDS encoding AmpG family muropeptide MFS transporter: MAAKKNILKELFSKNMLIILLLGFSSGLPLALTGGTLKTWLSREQVDISTIGYFSWVGIAYSLKFLWSPLLDRYTLFKAGRRRSWMLVTQVFLMASLLFIGTLNPLNNLGLMAAMAVLIAFFSATQDIAIDAYRRELLSNEELGLGSSLNIYGYRIAMLISGGAGIGLVGSSFWDITWGQLYYLMAGFMAVGFITTLFAPEPKLDSPPPKTLLQAVVDPFAEFLKRPGAAYILLFVLLFKIGDALAGSLLNPFYVEMGFTNADIGLIAKTFGFASSLIGMFLGGIAIYYIGIYRSLWIFGILQAVSTAAFAMLTFTGNQLVPFAAVIILEDISTGMATSAFVAFMAALTNKKYTATQYAILSSFATLGRTFFSGFAGDIVKNFGWANFFYICALIAVPGLLMLIGMKKYHTDQSLES, from the coding sequence ATGGCAGCTAAGAAAAACATCCTCAAAGAACTTTTCAGCAAAAACATGCTCATCATCCTGTTGTTGGGCTTTTCCAGTGGCTTGCCGCTGGCATTGACTGGCGGGACTTTAAAAACCTGGCTTTCCCGTGAGCAGGTGGACATCAGTACCATCGGATACTTCAGCTGGGTGGGCATCGCCTACTCGCTTAAGTTCTTGTGGTCTCCTCTTTTGGATCGCTATACTTTATTTAAGGCTGGACGTCGTCGCAGCTGGATGCTGGTTACTCAGGTTTTCTTAATGGCCTCATTGCTGTTCATTGGAACATTGAATCCTTTGAACAATCTGGGTTTGATGGCGGCGATGGCTGTGCTTATCGCCTTCTTCAGTGCCACTCAGGACATCGCTATCGATGCTTACCGTCGCGAGCTCTTATCAAATGAAGAGCTGGGTCTTGGATCATCATTAAATATCTATGGTTATCGAATAGCGATGTTGATTTCAGGTGGAGCGGGTATCGGACTTGTCGGCTCCTCTTTCTGGGACATCACATGGGGACAGCTTTACTACCTGATGGCTGGATTCATGGCGGTGGGATTTATCACCACCTTATTCGCACCGGAACCTAAGCTTGATTCACCACCCCCCAAAACGCTTTTACAGGCCGTCGTTGATCCTTTCGCTGAATTTCTAAAGCGCCCGGGAGCCGCCTACATCCTGTTGTTCGTTTTACTATTTAAAATCGGTGATGCACTTGCTGGCTCCTTACTGAATCCATTCTATGTGGAAATGGGCTTCACCAACGCCGACATCGGTCTTATTGCAAAAACATTTGGCTTTGCATCTTCACTTATTGGCATGTTCCTGGGTGGTATCGCGATTTACTATATCGGCATCTATCGTTCACTTTGGATATTTGGAATTCTTCAGGCGGTTTCCACAGCAGCGTTTGCAATGCTGACCTTCACCGGAAATCAGCTGGTGCCTTTTGCGGCTGTGATTATTCTTGAGGACATCAGTACCGGGATGGCCACTTCAGCGTTTGTCGCATTCATGGCGGCTTTGACCAACAAGAAATACACAGCCACTCAATATGCAATTCTCTCCAGCTTTGCGACCCTTGGAAGAACATTCTTCTCGGGATTTGCAGGAGACATTGTTAAAAATTTTGGCTGGGCGAATTTCTTTTATATCTGTGCACTGATTGCGGTGCCAGGTTTGCTAATGCTCATTGGAATGAAGAAATATCACACCGACCAGAGTCTTGAATCGTAA
- a CDS encoding HNH endonuclease: MKTYVKPRGSHAVRFCRENVYIRDNYTCQYCGDKLNAKQLTLDHVVPASHNGPKNWTNVVSACRDCNQRKANRTPRTANMPLLSEPRAPNWLPTLQLEISADHVPPDWQPYLVLKTG; this comes from the coding sequence TTGAAAACTTACGTGAAACCTCGGGGCAGCCATGCTGTCAGATTCTGCCGAGAAAACGTTTATATCCGCGACAATTATACCTGCCAATACTGTGGCGATAAACTCAACGCCAAACAGCTCACTCTTGATCACGTCGTACCTGCCTCTCATAACGGACCTAAAAATTGGACAAATGTTGTTTCTGCCTGCCGAGATTGCAATCAGCGCAAAGCGAACCGCACTCCACGCACAGCGAATATGCCTTTGTTGTCTGAACCACGCGCTCCGAACTGGCTTCCAACTTTACAACTGGAAATCAGTGCCGATCACGTGCCACCTGACTGGCAGCCCTACCTCGTCCTAAAAACCGGATAG
- a CDS encoding FKBP-type peptidyl-prolyl cis-trans isomerase codes for MRRVLAFNYVLKGPDGKILDQSEKNQPLPFLEGAGQILPKLEEEIKNMKEGDKKNVKLSAADGYGEVRDNMFMEVPKEELAHLPQLEIGAHLRLELGNGQHIVRVSKISDSHVTLDGNHPLAGTPLEFDIEMALVRPATEEELQHGHPHGLHGDAGHHH; via the coding sequence ATGAGACGTGTATTGGCATTTAACTACGTTCTAAAAGGCCCAGACGGCAAAATCCTAGATCAATCTGAAAAAAATCAGCCACTACCTTTCCTTGAAGGCGCTGGCCAAATCCTTCCAAAACTTGAAGAAGAAATCAAAAACATGAAAGAAGGCGACAAGAAAAACGTTAAGCTTTCTGCAGCTGATGGTTACGGCGAAGTTCGTGACAACATGTTCATGGAAGTTCCAAAAGAAGAACTTGCACATCTTCCACAACTTGAAATCGGCGCGCACCTTCGTTTGGAGTTGGGCAACGGTCAACACATCGTTCGTGTTTCTAAAATCTCTGACTCTCACGTAACTCTGGATGGTAACCACCCATTGGCAGGAACTCCACTTGAGTTCGATATCGAAATGGCATTGGTTCGTCCTGCAACTGAGGAAGAACTTCAGCACGGTCATCCACACGGGCTACACGGCGACGCCGGTCACCACCACTAG
- a CDS encoding YajQ family cyclic di-GMP-binding protein, giving the protein MPSFDIVSELNLQEVDNGINQARKEVEGRYDFKGSKAEIGWDKDKKEISLSAEDEYKIEQMGSILQTKLHRRGVDIKATKFDKIEAVGGRMLRQKVTLQQGIDREVAKEIIKAIKDAKLKVQPQINDDKVKVTGKSIDELQECIALIRSGSYEVPLQFNNMRS; this is encoded by the coding sequence ATGCCTTCATTTGATATTGTATCAGAGTTGAATCTTCAGGAAGTTGATAACGGAATTAATCAGGCTCGCAAAGAGGTTGAGGGTCGTTATGACTTTAAGGGTTCCAAAGCTGAAATCGGCTGGGACAAAGATAAAAAAGAAATCAGTTTGTCTGCGGAAGATGAATACAAAATCGAACAAATGGGCAGTATTTTACAAACAAAATTGCACCGACGTGGAGTCGATATTAAAGCAACTAAGTTTGATAAAATTGAAGCCGTTGGCGGACGTATGCTCCGCCAAAAGGTCACTTTGCAGCAAGGTATTGACCGCGAAGTAGCTAAAGAAATCATAAAAGCTATTAAAGACGCTAAGTTAAAAGTTCAGCCGCAAATTAACGACGATAAAGTGAAAGTGACTGGGAAGAGCATCGACGAATTACAAGAGTGTATTGCATTGATTCGCTCAGGTTCTTACGAAGTTCCATTGCAGTTTAATAATATGAGATCCTAA
- a CDS encoding RNA recognition motif domain-containing protein gives MAKKLYVGNLPYSVDDETLHNHFAQFGAVDSAKVIMDRETGRSKGFGFVEMSDDSAADAAIEKGNGIEINGRPLNISEARPQAPREGGGGGPRRFNNNNRGGGNGGGRRDYGNR, from the coding sequence GTGGCTAAGAAGTTATACGTAGGCAATTTGCCTTACTCTGTAGACGACGAAACTCTACACAATCACTTTGCACAATTCGGTGCAGTTGACTCAGCAAAAGTTATCATGGATCGCGAAACAGGCCGTTCAAAAGGTTTTGGATTCGTTGAAATGTCTGACGACTCTGCAGCTGATGCAGCGATTGAAAAAGGCAACGGCATTGAGATCAACGGTCGTCCTTTGAATATCTCTGAAGCTCGCCCACAAGCACCTCGTGAAGGTGGCGGTGGCGGTCCTCGTCGCTTCAACAACAACAACCGCGGTGGCGGTAATGGCGGCGGTCGTCGCGATTACGGTAATCGCTAA
- a CDS encoding arylesterase, which translates to MRTLLFTLLIFFSSISFAQKKLVILGDSITEGYGVSKEAAYPALLEKKLHEAGKKEWTVINSGVSGSTTASAPGRMKWLFKTKPDVVLLALGANDGLRGVKVEESQKNLAAAIEYAEKEKVRVILAGLYMPPNYGQDYTAQFKKMFSDLAKKYKVTFIPFILDKVAGNPKYNLADGIHPNEEGHKIIADTIFNSLKGTL; encoded by the coding sequence ATGAGAACTCTATTATTCACTCTCTTGATTTTCTTCTCGTCTATTTCATTCGCACAAAAAAAACTGGTCATTCTTGGTGACTCGATCACCGAAGGCTACGGCGTTTCCAAAGAGGCAGCTTATCCGGCCCTCTTGGAAAAGAAGCTTCATGAGGCCGGCAAAAAAGAATGGACTGTGATTAATTCCGGAGTCAGTGGTTCCACCACCGCTTCAGCGCCAGGGCGGATGAAGTGGCTATTCAAGACCAAACCAGATGTGGTGCTGTTGGCGTTGGGTGCAAATGATGGTTTGCGTGGTGTAAAGGTTGAAGAGAGTCAGAAGAATTTGGCTGCTGCCATCGAGTACGCTGAAAAAGAAAAAGTCAGAGTGATCCTGGCGGGACTGTATATGCCGCCAAACTATGGACAGGATTATACTGCGCAATTTAAAAAGATGTTCTCGGACCTGGCCAAGAAATACAAAGTCACTTTTATTCCGTTTATTCTGGATAAAGTCGCTGGAAATCCCAAATACAATCTGGCCGATGGAATTCATCCGAACGAAGAAGGCCACAAGATCATTGCCGACACTATTTTTAATTCCTTGAAAGGCACGTTATGA